In the Pecten maximus chromosome 5, xPecMax1.1, whole genome shotgun sequence genome, gcAATATTGACTTGATCTTCCTGAAAATAGCAACATGAAGTCATTATCTCAAAATATGACTTTCACATGACCATGTTTAAGCCAATGAGAGCTGAGGAAAATCATACCATAGCAAATGGTTACAatggatattttgttttttatagaATTTTCCAGGTCAAGCAGTGTGACGATGTCAGAGTGTGATGTCAGAGAGTATAGTAACAGGAGCAGTGTTTCTGAGCCTCGTGTAGAGGCAAGTGACGGTGACGACACAGATACTGATGCTGACGACACTTGTACAGAGGGCTCTGCTGATGTGTTTGTTGCAGACGGTACTAATTCAAACCCAATACCGCTACACAAACTTAACACTCACCCTAACAGAAAGGAAAGCCAGAGTCTCATTAAAGATGAACTGCAGCGTCGTTACAAAACACTGGGCAGTGAGTACGAGATGGTGGAGAGACAAAACGCGAGACTGTTTATCACAGAGCTTAGTCGGACACTCCCCCACATCGCCAAAATGTACTCAGTGAATGAAGTGGATGAAGCTCTCCAGAACTTTTCTTCTAACTTTTGTACAGGTGAGTTCATACACAGgtttatgtaataaaataaggTTTACACCAAACTACATGTAAGTCTATATGTTGCaatgaattttatttaaaaaaaaaaatcttacatcTCATAGTGTCACTATTCCCAGTATCTAAGTTACAAGTTGATGACACCTCCCagattcaaaattaaaaaatttgaatgatatccatttttgaaaattaatagaTTACATAGCTCTGTGTATCTCTGACAAAACCAATTAAATTCTTTTACTGCCTACCATACCATTAACACATTACTGTgtgataatattgtattaatcCAGAAATAAGGACATGCCTGGTAATGAATTCACCTGATATATATTGCAGTTTCAAAAAATGCTAAAAATATACTTTTTCATTGCCCAATAATCTCACCCCCTATTCTATTCAAAGTTTATCTGTTAGCTCCCCAAGCTTATATCAGGATGGACTTGCTATTTTTCCAATCCTTATACTGACCTGATAATGTCACACTTGTCTGCTGCAGCATTGCTGTAGAGCGTTTTCCCCGCAGACTGGATCTAATAATATCTTGATATTGTCCCTTTACTGTCCTGATAATATAGACTTAATTAgacttaattaaaataaatttgaataacACAGGTAGACTATTGTTTTAGATACTATGTTGTTAATTAGATACTATGTCgttaattacatacattgtTGTTAATTAGATACTATGTTGTTAATTAGATACAATGTTGTTAATAAGATACTATGTCGTTAATTAGATACTATGTCgttaattacatacattgtTGTTAATTAGATACTATGTTGTTAATTAGATACTTTGTTGTTAATTAATCTGTGTTTTTCGTTATTTCCCAGCTTTATATGACCAGCAGTACAAGTCCTCTGAAGAAACTTTGTCGTCGTCATCGTCCTGTCAGATGGCCATACTAAACGCTGATGGTGTGTATGTAGCTACTATTACTGCACTTCTACTTAACCTCAAACTCGATGTCAATGGTGTCTACAGCACAGCAGAGGGCGCCACCAGTCCTCTGTCAGAGGTAAGATACTGTAACAGGTTCTTATCTGGTAGAGATCTGTGATATTTCTTGTCTACAGAAGCAGTATGTTGATGAGGTTCTGGGTACTGatagtttgtgatattccttGTCTACAGAAGCAGTATGTTGATGAGGTCCTGGGGACTGatagtttgtgatattccttGTCTACAGAAGCAGTATGTTGATGAGGTCCTGATAGTTTGTGGTATTCCTTGTCTACAGAAGCAGTATGTTGATGAGGTCCTGGGTACTGatagtttgtgatattccttGTCTACAGAAGCAGTATGTTGATGAGGTCCTGATAGTTTGTGATATTACTTGTCTACAGAAGCAGTATGTTGATGAGGTCCTGatagtttgtgatattccttGTCTACAGAAGCAGTATGTTGATGAGGTCCTGGGTACCGGTCTGTTGCTGTTCCTGTCACCAGCTTGGCTTAGTGAGGTGTACAGACAAATCACAACCACCAACATACTACAGGCCGCAGGCTGTCACAGTGATAGTGACTCTCCCCTACTACAGATCCTTAAAGGTATATTGACTTTTATTTCCACAAGAATTTCGtaaatatactgtgtataatacatattacaGAATACACTACGATAGCTTTCCTGTAATAAACACAGATTGTCAATCATATACTCTCTTATTCAAAGTCAGGGCAttggcttattacaggacattTCTTTAAATTGTTGATAATTCTACAACACTGAACAGATACATAAATGGGATTATAACTTCGCATAGGGgataaaatcttatattttctatcttatatattatatgttgtttGAGCAAGTTTATGTCATCAATGCTAATAAGATGCCACATTATaatatgtgaccttgacctttatagATGTAGACGGCCTTGGGAGTAACAGTCAGGGTGGCCAGCTCCTGAGTGGTATGTGTACAGATGAGGAGGTGTTGGAGTTGGACCAGGACCCACCTGATAACCAGCTGTATGCTGACATGGGTAGGTGACATGTTGTTGTTATCCTTATCATCACTGTCGTCTGAATAATATGATGGTATTGAGTCTCTTACTGTGTGATTGTATTACAGAGTAAACAAAGAACATGtttttatgatattataataCTAGTTAGTTGCAGGAAGGGTGGTTGGGTGGTTCATTGATAACATATTCGCCTTTCACCTAAGCAACCTGGGTCCAATCAGGCATGAAAAGTTATTTGGGACACCTACAAGTTACGAGTTGGCCTGCAGGTGCTCTAGTTTTCTCCCACAGTTGAACCCCTCATGGGGTTCCATCCAGAGTAAATAATATAAGTTGATGCTGTTAATTTGTTTCGTTATAATATATAGTTGTATaggaaataaatataatatctaCATAGGGATCAAAtggatttgttttcattttcattggggCTATGAATAGCAGTAGCTATCTACATATGTAAATAGCTACTGCTATTCATAGCCgctatgaaaataaaaaaaaaaaacattcaatttatatatttacatttaggttttatatttatgtatatatatataaactgtatactTTTAAGTTCATTGATGTAGTTATAAAAACCAAACTTTCTACCATGATGTTCATTGATGTAGTTATAAAAACCAAACTTTCTACCATGATGTTCATTGATGTAGTTATAAAAAAACATGCCCATTAAAAGTTAGGGAGTGAAAAACCTTCACACTACAATGCCATTTCTACTGTTTAGGTAAGAGATTCTCTAAGCGTGTGCTGTCCCGTTGTTGGGAAGGAGTCTTAGATGTACTTTCTGTCCTCCTGAATGGGAAGAGTTCCTGTGGAATTACCAGCAGCCTGGGACTGATGTTGGGTACAGAAGGAGCCAAGGAGGAAAGTTTACGTGCCCGTGAGGCCATATGTATGAGTCTGGATGGACTACAGAAGGCCGCTCGACTATGCTGTGCTTTAGGTTGGTTTGAATTTCCATACATGTCTAGTGCAATGTTTGgaatgtataattaattttggTTCAGCAGTTTCCAGATAATAGtgaattatcaaaatttagTTTATAAACTTAGCCATGGTAAACAGTTGATGTAACTGTTGTGCCTGTTAGGCCTGAAGTAAATAAACCAGTAGTACAGAAAGTGATATACCATGTAACTTAATATCTAAATCAGATATAGTTAATGCTGAATTGACTTGTCAGTTTTTACATGGTCTGGTTTATGTAGAGACAGTGATTTTTGCTATAAAGAAAATACTCAGTTTAAATGTTTACAACAATATACAGTGAAAGTCTAAAGATCAtagatttttataaaaaaaaaaaaaaaaaatggggatAAAAGATAGAGGAAAATGGAATTGTGGAATTCCATACTCAACTGgacatataatacatgtacatcaatactAGATAATGTCTGTATACACACAGGTCTGCAGCAGCGCTGTGGTAGAGTTTTTCCATACTAGACTGGACATATAATATGTTGATAATGTCCTTGCTCTGACCTGATAATGTTGATGCACACAGGTCTGCAGCAGCGCTGTGGTAGTGATTTCCATACTAGACTGGACATATGATATATCAATACTAGATAATGTCTGTATACACACAGGTCTGCAGCAGCGCTGTGGTAGAGTGTTTTCCCAGTTGGCCAGTACCTCTTGTGTACTGATAGACACCCAGAAGTCGCCCAGTGTTGACCCCAAGTCGTCCACCAAGCCTATGATGTCCAGTAAGATCAAGCCTGTACGTCTCCATGCGTCTCACATACTCAGTATGGATGTAGTGATGACTAACGGGCTGGAGATGGGTAGCCACTCCGCAGACTGCTGGAAACATGTCTTCAGGTACGGACTGTATTTCTGTTCATAACGAGGACCATCACATTTGATTTGTTACGAATAAGAAGAGACCAAGTTAATTTATTCTATTATTTAGGGGAGTCTTTGTTCAAGACTTTCAGGCCAGTGATTGCATATATAATCAAATTTCATtatctcaattttttttaattcaaagacCCTGCTTAAATAGAAGTAACTTAGGTTCCAACATTAgaaaatttacataaaatacacTCTGTTACCTTGAAtacttgttgtttttttatttttttgataacTCAAAGTTTCATAACCCCTTCTGACTTAGCGAAaacaaagtttgactgtatattacaCACTTTTTGAAAAAGCTTCCATGAAGACATAACAGGCCTGTTAATGTGTGTAGGTTCAATTTAATCTGGTAAAGATTCTGTCTATAGCTCCATTTGTAGGGAGACACACCACTTCGGTTGCTATTTgagggctttttctgggggctttttggggccgttaatgggccctattcccaattgaaattatttaatatataagccaaattcccaaaactttcagtttactcctgaaaaaaaatctttcccaatttaccaattttcttcccaaaatgagacaaaaaggctgTTTCCCAaatcagtgagaaaaagccctgtattGAATGCAGCTTTAGTTTCTTGTTATCAGCACATGGGAGATAggtatacatattataacattGGCCGAATAGTTTATCTACATCTGACACAGTGATTTGATACATCATCCCTTCCCCTTAGATCAGCTAACTGTGACAATTTTTGGTTATGTTTTCAATTTGAGGTCATAAGAGTCACATATTCTTAGtctttgtttgtatttatttttgtcatcAATTTGCATTTACAGGTGTTCTGCATTTATATCCAAGTTGGAGCACACTTACTTCAGCAGTGGAAACAACCAGTCTAGTCTACCCAAAGTCCAGCAGGAACAATCGGTGGGGCCGGAGAATCCTGATGAGTAAGTCTGCGCATATACCAATGTGGTCATTGTCTTCCTTACAGTGTATTCATAGAAGGTTTAACCTTATTACAGACAACTTTGAGGGGAGGAGGGACATTTACTTGTACAGTgtttatagatatgtatataagtCAAATGCTGATTTAATTATCAGTTTTATTATAATGGTATTAATTACAAATTAGAAAATTTAAATCAAGCAGTATTTTTATATCATACGTAATCATGCAATTAAAACCAGAGAGTTTTGGAGCAAGAATTGCAGCCACAAGTAATGATATAATAAGCAGaatattgaattgaaaaatgtCACCAAAATACCAGAAATTACCTGTTTGATTTATCCAGATGTGACATGCCCATCTATACCATTCCTGTGGCTGCTCCGGTACCTGTAGCCCCCCGGATCAACATACCAGACCTTATCCGACAGAGCAGTAAAGAATCAGGTTGGGACCGCTCACTGACGGGAGGAGGGGTGCTTAATGCTGCCCAGGCCTCCCAGGCCCTGTGTTGTCTGTCACAGGAGGTGGACAGGTGAGTGGACATTGTCCAGTACAGTACAGGAGGTGGACAGGTGAGTGGACATTGTCCAGTACAGTACAGGAGGTGGACAGGTGAGTAGACATTGTCCAGTACAGTACAGGAGGTGGACAGGTGAGTGGACATTGTCCAGTACAGTACAGGAGGTGGACAGGTGAGTGGACATTGTCTAGTACAGTACAGGAGGTGGACAGGTGAGTGGACATTGTCCAGTACAGTACAGGAGGTGGACAGGTGAGTAGACTTGTCTAGTACAGTACAGGAGGTGGACAGGTGAGTGGACATTGTCCAATATCGGACAGGAGGTGGACAGGTGAGTGGACATTGTCCAGTACACAGTACAGGAGGTGGACAGGTGAGTAGACATTGTCCAATATCGGACAGGAGGTGGACAGGTGAGTAGACATTGTCCAGTACACAGTACAGGAGGTGGACAGGTGAGTGGACATTGTCCAGTACACAGTACAGGAGGTGGACAGGTGAGTGGACATTGTCCAGTACACAGTACAGGAGGTGGACAGGTGAGTAGACATTGTCCAGTACAGTACAGGAGGTGGTCAGGTAAGAGGACTTTGTCCAGCACACAGCTCACAGTACAGGAAGTGAAAAGGTAAATTGACATTGTCCAGTACACAGTACAGGATGAGCAATAGAAGGCTTAAGATAGTCATAGCACTGTACACATTATCTTTAAGATAGaagaattatattatataattatattcttCAATTTCATGCCCCTACAACGATGCTGAGATGTAGTGTGCACTGGAATCAGGTTGACTATCTTATGATGTCTGCTTGAAACTTTGGTTCTTATATGACTGATATTGTGTGATAACTGAGCCAAATTAAATCACAAGGCAGCATAGAGATTTATTTGATTAAGAATTTAAGTACCCCCCCCACTATTACTATCATTGGGACTACTGGTACCCACTCCCATCCGTCAATTGGTGTGTTGGTCAACAGGTCACATCATTTGTTAAgagtgtatgttgtgtattataTTCAGGTTGTTTGAAGATGCTGCTCAGAAGCTGAACCTGTGTGCCATAGTGAATTTCCTGTCAGAACTCTGTGAATCCAGTCAACATCAACTCAACAAGATGGTAAAGCTTCTAGATGATGAAGACTCCCTATCAGACTCACATCAGCTTCCCACAAATGCTTTACATctatacagactacaggaggTACTGATGAAGATTGTCCATAGTGACCGTCCTCTGGTCCACTTGATGAGGACGTGGAGCACAGTATCTACACACTTAGTTGAGGTAGGTCTATATGTAGTTGTCCTCTAAGTTTATGTACATCTTGACTGAACATTTTTTGCCTCACTTTTCATGGTTGGTTGAATATTTTATTGGATACTTAACAGAAATGTAAACTGGTATGTTCATTATAGTTGTATTAAGATAATTTGCAGGTTCTGATTTAGTTATAGTCAATTTAACTtgaaattttcacaaaaatagtATGACGAAAATTGCACAGCCTTGCCGAACTCCAgttggatttaaaaaaaaaacacatacaaagAAAAagattacaaaaatgtataattgcttgttaacaatacatgtacattattccAGACCGACTTTTGTGACACCCTGTACTTGTTCATTTTGTTCTTGTTCTGAAAAGTCATGAGTACACCTCTTAACCAAGTCAATAACATTAAAAAGTTCCAAACTTCGCCTTGGTTCCTGGTGGGGGTATTCTTGTCACTCTGACACAACTATTGATTAAACATTACAACCAAACAACAATGCAgtattttttctgctttttgTCTCTTACACTGGATGACTGGATGTGAAGAAACACATAAAGCTATATTTACTGGAAGATTTAATCTGTAATTTAGTATTTTAGGAAATGCTTTTTCTCATCCACacaaataaatgtgttttttacaATTTTCAGGCTGCTGGTCACCATGACAGGAGTGtgtccaagatggctgtcactTGTGTGCATGACTTTATCCTGGCCATGCTGGGTGACCGACCAGAGCTGGCACACTTCCATGTTAATGAGCTGCTGTGTAAGACATTCGAGAACATGTTATGTCTGGAGTTGTGTGACGGGGACGTACAAGATCAGGTCGGTCTATAGGGTGGTCAGGCGGTCAGTCTATAGGGTGGTCGGGGGGTCAGTCTATAGGGTGGTCGGGTGGACAGTCTATAGGGTGGTCGGGCGGTCAGTCTatagggtggtcgggtggttaGTCTATAGGGCGATTAGGCAGTCAGTCTATATGGCGGTCAGTCTTTAGGGTAGTCGGGCAGTCAGTCTATATGGAGGTCAGTCTTTAGGGTAGTCGGGCAGTCAGTCTATATGGCGGTCAGTCTTTAGGGTAGTCAGGCAGTCAGTCTATATGGAGGTCAGTCTTTAGGGTAGTCGGGCAGTCAGTCTATATGGCGGTCAGTCTTTAGGGTAGTCGGGCAGTCAGTCTATATGGCGGTCAGTCTTTAGGGTAGTCGGGCAGTCAGTCTATATGGCGGTCAGTCTATTAATGTGTGGTTTGGGCGGTCAGTCGATAAGGTGGTCTGGCGTTCAGTCGATAGGGCGATCAGTCTATAGGGTGGTAGGGCGTTCATTCTATATGGTGGTCAGTCTACAGGGTGGTCGGGCAGTCAGTCTATAGGGTGATCAGTCTATAGGGTGGTCAGGTGGTCAGTCGATAAGGTGGTTGGGCAGTCAGTCGATAGGGCGGTCAGTCTACAGGGTGGTCGGGCGGTCAGTCTATAGGGTGATCAGTCTATTTTATACCCATTGACTCAGTCGGTTGGGGCACTCAGctatattattatcataatttatcAGAGTTTGGGCAGTAttttcatgtataaatataaggGTTGGTTAAAAACCAATCTCTCATGAAAATTACCCCAAAAATATTCTAACAGTTATGTTTTTAacctacatatttatatataggtccaaaggctggagcaatgtaaccaaagagttacagccagccattATTATAAGTtaagctggagcaatgtaaccaaaaagttacagccagccattttataataagtaatgctggagcaatgtaaccaaagagttacagccagccattATTATAAGTtaagctggagcaatgtaaccaaagagttacagccagccattttataataagtaatgctggagcaatgtaaccaaagagttacagccagccattATTATAAGTTAAGCTGGAGCAATGcaaccaaagagttacagccagccattATTATAAGTtaagctggagcaatgtaaccaaagagttacagccagccataATTATAAGTTAcgctggagcaatgtaaccaaagagttacagccagccataattataagttaagctggagcaatgtaaccaaagagttacagccagcctTATGTATGACAGATACATAGACCTGTAACAAGAGTTACAGCAGTGTCTCATGGTAgagctggagcaatgtaacaagagttacagccagTTCTACAGACATCTATAGCTGAGTCTTGCCCCATGTgccaaatttatattttatatgtttgttgtatgtgtaaTATAATCTTGAACTTTAGTGTCCATGTACAATTGTAGTATTTTTATGAATgagtatgtttatatatgtaaataaataggGTAACTATATATCAATCATCACTGTTATTTGTTCTATTTAAACATGCTTTTGAAGAAAATTAGTTAGTTTAGAGAGAAAAATGGTGCAAAGTGTACATTTTCACATGCAAAGAAAATTCCAGTTCTGTATAGCTGGTTGTTTTCATTGGGTTTGATATTTTCGCTATTTCGAGGGCTGCTAAATTAACTGACTATGGTATATgcttttcataaaaaaaacaaacaacatttgCACCTATAAGCATGTTTATACATTTCAAGACTATCTAGTCTCTTTGCCATGCTGAAACTTAATGAGTTTTAAATCATGGTTTAAACTGTGGTAGGATGCGACAGAATTCTATTTGTTATCTCTCCTTCATCCTCAGAGTCATGATTTACTGCGTAAAATACTTGAAAAAGCTGAATGATTTGAGCTATATGAATTTCAAACTACTTTAGAATAATAAAAATTTGACTTTTACCAGTAGAAAGTTTTCTTCAGACATTGTGTAACCCAAAGTTATTGTCTTTCTATCCAGATTGTATGCCCATCGTGAGCTGGGAGGCGTCGCGATCGTCCGGATGGAGACCATGTGGGTCGCGAGCTGTGAACGATATAATAATGAAGAACAAGAAGACGAAGCGACAGGGCGCCGTTTGAGTGTTTAAGTCTAACATTAAAAGTTCCAACTTCGCCTCGGTCCTGGTGGGGTATTCTTGTCACTCTGACACAACTATTGATTAAACATTACAACCAAACAACAATGCAgtattttttctgctttttgTCTCTTACACTGGATGACTGGATGTGAAGAAACACATAAAGCTGTATGTACTGGAAGATTTAATCTATAATTTAGTATTTTAGGAAATACTTTTTCTCATCCACacaaataaatgtgttttttacaATTTCCAGGCTGCTGGTCACCATGACAGGAGTGtgtccaagatggctgtcactTGTGTGCATGACTTTATCCTGGCCATGCTGGGTGACCGACCAGAGCTGGCACACTTCCATGTTAATGAGCTGCTGTGTAAGACATTCGAGAACATGTTATGTCTGGAGTTGTGTGATGGAGACGTCCAAGATCAGGTCGGTCTATAGGGTGGTCAGGCGGTCAGTCTATAGGGTGGTCGGGCGGTCAGTCTATAGGGTGGTCGGGTGGACAGTCTATAGGGTGGTGGGGCGTTCAGTCGATAGGGTGGTCAGTCTATAGGGTGGTCAGGTGTTCAGTCTATTTGGTGGTGGGGCAGTCAGTCTATAGGGTGGTCAGCGGTCAGTCTATAGGGTGGTCGAGCGGTTTGTCTATAGGGTGGTGGGACGTTTAGTCTATAGGATGGTCGGGTGGTTGGGCGGTCAGTCTATAGGATGGTCGGGTGGTTGGGCGGTCAGTCTATAGGATGGTCAGTCTTTATACCCATTGACTGGGGCAGTCAGTCTACAAAGTAGTCATTCTGACTGGCACTTGATTTGGATATACCGGTATTGCTTCAAAGTTGATCAAGatcattttaaagaaaaattttgatattacaaCCAAAAATTTTGTTTCCTTGTTTTCGAATGGATTTGTTAAGCatgttattgaaaaaaaaaaactttcagaGAGAGACAAAAGGCGCAAAGTGTACATTTTTACATGCAAAGCAAACACCAGTATTGTAAAACTGGTTATTTTCAtggttttattaatatttttgctATTTTGTGGGCTCCAAATGAACAGGCTATATGGTATATGCttttcatgtaaaaaatatatatttaaattttgctCCTATAAGCATGTTTATCCATTTCAAGACCATCTAGTCTCTTTACCAAGCTGAAACTGAATAAGTCTTTAATTATAAGGTTTCTATCGTTATCTCGCCTTCATCTTCAGTCATTATTTACGGTGTAAAACACTTGATAAAACTAAATAATTTGAGCCATGTGAATTTCAAAACAACCTTGGAATAATAAAAATTTGTctgtttttatttacttttatagCAAGTTTTCTTCAAGCATTGTGTAACCCATAGTTATAAGGAGATGTAATTGATATTATTAGGAATTTTAAATTGTCTGTACTCCAAATTATATCATGAATTGTCTTTCTACTCCAGATTGTATGTTCCATCTGTGAGCTGGTGGAGGCATGTACGGCAGACATCAGGTCCGGATGGAGACCACTGTTTGGAGCTCTGCGAGCTGTGAAGATCGAATATACCACTAATGAAGAAATCAATGAAGCACGACAGCGACATGTGGCGGCCGTCCTTGACGTGTTTGAGGTGTATCTGGGCACAGACAACATCCTTGTATTTGCTAATGCAACTGTAGACTGCATCTTGTGTTTACTCAAGTATATACGGGGTCCAGGTATGGTATCAGTTATGTTGAAGTTTATGTCCATTTGACAATATCAGTAACCAGTGTACTGTAGTGGTATATTTCTATGTTCCAAgttgtgaaaaaaaaagtaaaacgtAGATATTTTCATGTGTGATAATTCAGTATTTATTCATGAACCTTTTCACATTATATTATGATATCCAAATATCCCTGTTATAAATATGTTCctttaaattgtttatttcgTAGTATGTCAGTAAATTTACCAGGTACATCACTGATTATTTCGTGGTATGTCAGTAAATTTACCAGGTACATCACTGATTATTTCGTGGTATGTCAGTAAATTCATCCGGCACATCACTGATTATTTTGTGGTATGTCAGTAAATTCATCCGGCACATCACTGATTATTTTGTGGTATGTCAATAAGTATACCAGGTACATCACTGATTATTTCGTGGTATGTCAGTAAATTTACCAGGTACATCACTGATTATTTCGTGGTATGTCAGTAAATTTACCAGGTACATCACTGATTATTTCGTGGTATGTCAGTAAATTCATCCGGCACATCACTGATTATTTTGTGGTATGTCAATAAGTATACCAGGTACATCACTGATTATTTCGTGGTATGTCAGTAAATTTACCAGGTACATCACTGATTATTTTGTGGTATGTCAGTAAATTCATCCGGCACATCACTGATTATTTTGTGGTATGTCAATAAATATACCAGGTACATCACTGATTATTTCGTAGTATGTCAATAAATTCACTGATTtagtaaacataaaaaaaaatgtcttatttAAAGGGAAATATTAGATCCAtcttttgtcctgattttgcATTCGTAAtctgattgatatatatataaggggttgcagtggccgagtggttaaggtgtcccgacactttatcactagccctccacctctgggttacgagtttgaaacctacgtggggcaattgcctggtactgaccgtaagtcggtggtttttctcctagtactctggctttcctccaccaccaaaactTTGtacgcccttaaatgaccctggctgttaataggacgttaaacaatacaaactaaTTAATATTAAGCAGCTGcttttctttcatttttcaaaatagagtttaagtacatgtatataaaagtaATTGATAGTAAAAATGACACTTTGTTCCAGGAGAGTTTGAGGATGGTAGTGACGATGACTCGGACTCTGGGAGTGACTGTGGTATGTTATCAACAGACAATGAAAACCTCTGTATACCTGCTCTCCGCTACCTGAAACGCTGCTGTGAAATACTACAAACCATGTGGAAGATGCCAG is a window encoding:
- the LOC117327282 gene encoding brefeldin A-inhibited guanine nucleotide-exchange protein 3-like isoform X2, which codes for MEDLLTQLMKDASSQKHAGIRKASQAALDLLDNPTLITQTPAYILREKCLEPLQLALESKTKKLATYAIGGIQQILKDEKFQSSMESDKEEHWMPIQILNTVFSTPSLPEDTQVEIMKLLLKMTFSTAWCMNAGVITKVSQTKDKNDVLADFMAKDTPSYESLFKDVVAILKFFTAKLEQAPSSNQTRQSIPLLLEGVYTVISNSPVSIREYKSFQEVLWKFLCPCLISLLGTPKSERSAIIPKSLEDVGRGSGCSLTAPNLQVSTAKTIYSIAVRLVDLMGPVTSLRPVLESLFHRMLLYPPPQHRLDALKAVKELLKTPEGLYKLACPMFDLESQDGDMKTGTKNPNSDIALLKLIVDALQESCHCNDSAVCITSVTCVDVLLGALEQVCRGAGMTDKVCKSISKYHATLEREFSRSSSVTMSECDVREYSNRSSVSEPRVEASDGDDTDTDADDTCTEGSADVFVADGTNSNPIPLHKLNTHPNRKESQSLIKDELQRRYKTLGSEYEMVERQNARLFITELSRTLPHIAKMYSVNEVDEALQNFSSNFCTALYDQQYKSSEETLSSSSSCQMAILNADGVYVATITALLLNLKLDVNGVYSTAEGATSPLSEKQYVDEVLGTGLLLFLSPAWLSEVYRQITTTNILQAAGCHSDSDSPLLQILKDVDGLGSNSQGGQLLSGMCTDEEVLELDQDPPDNQLYADMGKRFSKRVLSRCWEGVLDVLSVLLNGKSSCGITSSLGLMLGTEGAKEESLRAREAICMSLDGLQKAARLCCALGLQQRCGRVFSQLASTSCVLIDTQKSPSVDPKSSTKPMMSSKIKPVRLHASHILSMDVVMTNGLEMGSHSADCWKHVFRCSAFISKLEHTYFSSGNNQSSLPKVQQEQSVGPENPDECDMPIYTIPVAAPVPVAPRINIPDLIRQSSKESGWDRSLTGGGVLNAAQASQALCCLSQEVDRLFEDAAQKLNLCAIVNFLSELCESSQHQLNKMVKLLDDEDSLSDSHQLPTNALHLYRLQEVLMKIVHSDRPLVHLMRTWSTVSTHLVEAAGHHDRSVSKMAVTCVHDFILAMLGDRPELAHFHVNELLCKTFENMLCLELCDGDVQDQIVCSICELVEACTADIRSGWRPLFGALRAVKIEYTTNEEINEARQRHVAAVLDVFEVYLGTDNILVFANATVDCILCLLKYIRGPGEFEDGSDDDSDSGSDCGMLSTDNENLCIPALRYLKRCCEILQTMWKMPACPVFNGAFRIHTDSSQQIVDPVLPHMDMDEFTRHFNTPTQTAIPNGDFRPHVAGDNTGTSHLSTQKSLDEEEKTYDSGSITSNDSGDNCSSWRKAS